ACAGGAACGGCTACTACTTTGCCTACGACACCTCGGGCGTGAACGTGGCCCATCCCCTTCGCCCGGAATTCCAGGGCACGGACCGCATCAACATTCAGGACAAGAAGGGCAAGCCCTACATTCGCCAGCTCGCGGAAAAAGCCCGGCAGGGCGGCGGATTCGTCACCTACTGGTTCTTCAAGCCCGGGGAGAAGGTCCCCTCCCCCAAGCTGGCCTACGCCGAACTGATCCCGGGCACGGATTTCTGGGTCGCCACAGGCATCTACATCGACGCCATCGACAAATGCAGTGCGGCCACTGCCGACAAGTTCAACGCCTTCACCAACAAGCTGGTCTTCTGGATCGCCATGGCCGTGATTCTCGGGCTGGTACTGGTGGTCATCCCGCTCGTGCTCTTCATCGCGCGCAGCATCACCCAGCCCCTGTCCCGGTGCGTGGACGCGGCCCGCGCCATTGCCAAGGGGCGGCTCGACGTGCATCTGGAAGACAATCACAAGGATGAGGTGAGCCAGCTCACCCGGGCCATGAACCGAATGGCCGACCATATTCGCGACGTGGTGCAGAACGTGCAGGAAGGCAGCGATGCCGTGGTCTCCAATGGCGAAGAACTCGCGGCCTCGTCCCAGAATCTGGCTGCTGGCGCATCACGGCAGGCCGCATCCGCGGAACAGATTTCCGCCAGCATGGAACAGATGACCGCCAACATCACCCAGAACGCAGAGACCGCGTCCCAGACGGAAATCACGGCCCGACAGGCAGCCGATGAAGCGGAAAAGGGCGGCAAGGCCGTGACCGAAACCGTGGAAGCCATGAAAAAGATTGCGGAACGCATTGCCATTGTCGAGGAAATCGCCCGGCAGACCAACCTGCTGGCGCTCAACGCGGCCATCGAGGCGGCGCGGGCCGGAGAACAGGGCAAGGGATTTGCCGTGGTGGCGGCGGAAGTGCGCAAGCTGGCCGAACGCAGCGGAACGGCTGCCGGAGAGATCAGCGAACTCTCGGCCACCAGCATGCAGATAGCGGAACGCGCCGGGTCCATGCTCGTGGACGTGGTCCCGGACATCAAGAGCACCGCCGAACTGGTACACGCCATTTCCCGGGCCACGGCGGAACAGAGTTCCGGAGCCGACGAGATCAACCGCGCGCTTCAGGAATTCGATCAGGTGGTGCAGCAGAATGCGGCCGCAGCCGAGGAGGTGGCTTCCACTTCGGACCGGCTGTCCTCCCAGGCTCTCCAGCTTCAGGACTCGGTGGGCTTTTTCAAGCTGAACGGCAACGGACATGCGCTTTCGGCCCCGACACAGGAAAGGCAGGCCCTTCCCGGCTCCCACCCCCGTCAGGTATTCCCGGTGCCGATCCGGGACGAACAGGACGTGTACGAACGTTTCTGACGTTCCCCGTCCCCATGACCGCACAAAAGAAAGGGAGCCTCGAAAGAGGCTCCCTTTCCCATACCCTGCCGTAATCGAAAACTATTGCACGGTGACCGTGGTGGCTTCCACTTCCGTGTACATGAAACTGCTGGCGATCCGGCCGTTCACGTTCACGGTGGCGTGCTGCATGTCCACGTTGTCCAGTGCGCCGTCCTCGGTCTGGAGCAGCAGTTCGCCGGTACCATCCGAAAACAGATACACGTTGTCCTTGACCTTGCGGACCAGATGGCCGCTGAGCACCACGCCGGTATCGACGCCGCAGGTCTTGGCCTCGGCCACGGAGGTTGCCTTGTAAGGTCCGAAGGATTCCGCCTTGACAGCCGACATGGCGGTTCCAGCCATCACCAACATAAGAATCAAAACCATACCCATACGCTTCATGACTATACCCCTGTGTAAAACTTTCCTGTGCTTTGGAACGACTTCCTCGCCGTTCGTGAGTCCAGAAATACCACAGTCAAACAAAAAAGCCAGAAAAAATATCGCCTTTAACATATCGCAATATTTGGACAAATAAAATTTCTTCAAAAATTAATTGATTGGTCAATCAATTTTTGCCCCCAAATCGCCCTTTCTGTATCACCCGTTCCAGCTACGCCGTCTGTGGAAAACCTGCGGGTATTGCCTCTTCCACAGGTCGGAAAAAAACAGGCTCTCCTATGCTCCACTTCGAGCGTTTCGCACACGTCCGGACAAGCCCGAAACAAGGCTCGCACATTGCCGGGCAACCCCAAAAAAAGCGCATCCCGCAAGGATGCGCTTGAGGAGATTTCTGCTGAAACCAATTTCTATATGGGAAAGACCCTCGGTCCCTTGGCCGTGTCCTCAACACGGTATCCAGCGGACGCCAAGCGGTCCCGAAGGGCGTCGGAAGCCTGAAAATCCTTGCCCTGACGCGCCTTCTGACGGTCCGCCACCATTGCCTGCACCTCATCGGGCAGACCGGACAGCGGCACGGGCAGATGCTCCCGATCCAGAATGCCGAGAATGTCGTCCGCAGCCAGCAACTGGTCAAGGCAGGTCCGGGCCTCGGCACCGGTCAACCGGGACTCGGAAATACAGGCGTTGGCCTGCTTGATGAACCGGAACAGCACAGCCCAGAACCGATGCAGGGCCAGATCATCCTCCAAGGCATCACGCAGTCCGGCCTTGAGATCGAAAACGGCCTGATCCACATCGCGGGAGACCTCGTCGCCCGGGGCATCCTGCATGGCAGCCAACGCTGCCGCGCCCTCCTGCACCCGCTGCCAGTTGCGCGTCCACATGGCCAGATTCTCGGGCGTGGCGCACAACGGCTTGGAATGGGTGGCGGAAAGCAGCCAGAATCGAGCAGCCCGATATCCGCCCAAGGTCTTGGCCACGGAATCCAGATTCATGCCCTCGCAATCCACGGCCATCTTGTTGATCACCCACGTCTGCAACTCGCGCCGGGCTGCGCTCCAGATGGCGCGCATGTTTTCCAGATGCGGAAACTGGTGGGTTTCGCTGCCGATGAACACGTCGATGCGCGACAGGGAATCCAGCGCCGCAGCAGCGTGCTGGAGAAACCACGAAGGCCGGACATTGCCCCATTCGGTCTCCATGACTTCGCCGCGCTTCAAATCCATGAGCGAAGCGCGCTTGAACAGAGTGAAATCAAGGGGGTTGTCCTTGACGTAGGCACCCAGATCAACCGTGCGCCCTGCCGAGACCTTTTCCAGATCCATGGTCCCGACCTCGCCGTACCGCTTGTCGCGAAACACGTCGAAATACACGGAACGCAGCTTTTCATAGGCCAGCCCCTTGCCCAGCAGCTTGCGGCACAGGTCCACGGCCGTGGAGCGGGAATCCGAAGCCAGAGGAAACAGCATTTCCTCGGAAATGCCCATGTCCCTGGCCTTGGTCCGAATGGCCTCCCGGGTCTGCGCGGCAAAATCCGCCCATGCCATGCCTGCATCGCGCGATGCAGCCAAAGTCCGGTCGTCCATGTCGGCCAGCCCGGCCACGGCAGTCACATCGATCCCGCGGGCAGACAGGGCGCGACGCATCACGTCCAGCACCACGAGCCGCCGCCAGGAATCAAGGCCGGAAATGTTGTCGAGACTCGGCCCCATGGAATACAGGCCCAACCCGCCCGAGGCGTTCAGCGGCTTGAGCGTTGCAGAAGCCGCGTCCATCAGGGACATGCAGCTCGCGGCCTTGGGCGCGAACAGCGGAGTGCTCAGGTAGCGTTCGCCACCGTCCGGAAAAATGGCCACGATCACACCGCTCTTCATGCGTTTGGCGAGCTGCACAGCTCCGCCAAGGGCAGCCCCCGAACTCATGCCCGCGAAAATGCCCTCTTCCCGGGCCAGCCTGCGGCAGTAGTCGAAGGCAACCTCGTCCTCCACGTGCAGGATTTCATCCATCTGTTTCTTGTCATAAATTCCGGGAGGATAGGACTCCAGCATGTTCTTGAGGCCCTGAATCTTGTGCCCGGCATACGGCTCCACCGCTGCGACGCGGGCCGTGGGACTCATCTCGTGCAATCGCTTGGCAATGCCCATGGCCGTGCCCGAGGTGCCCAGACACACCACGGCGTAATCGACCTTTCCCTCGGTCTGTTCCCAGATTTCCAGCCCGGTGCCGTTGTAGTGTGCCTCGATGCAGGCCGGATTGTTGTACTGGTCCATGAGCACATACTTGTCCGGTTCCTCGCGGGCCAGACGATAGGCCAGCTCGATGGCCCCGTCCGTGGCAAGATGGCCGGGAGTCAACTCGATCTCGGCTCCGTAGGCGCGCATGATCATCTTGCGCTCCTCGCTGGCGGTCTCGGGCATGATCAGCCGGATGCGATATCCCTTGACCGCGGCCACCATGGCCAGACCGATGCCGGTATTGCCGGATGTGGGCTCGATGATGATCTTGTCAGGGCTCAACTCGCCCGAACGTTCCGCAGCCTCGATCATGGCGCGAGCCACACGGTCCTTGATGGAGCCGCCCAGATTGGCGCATTCCAGCTTGGCCAAAATCTTGACGTTCGGATTCGGATTCAGGCGGCGTATTTCCACAAGGGGTGTGGACCCGATGAGGGAAAGCAGGTCTCTATTCATGGCATTTCCTTGAAATCAGGGAACATGAAGTTATATTTGTCATCCGCACGGTAGGGCAAAAATCCGATGGACGCAACTGGCACGCATCATGCAAATTTTCCGACGATCCGCCATGAAACCAGCGCCCCAAGGAGACGTCATGACAGGCTACCCGTTCATCAAGGACAACATAGAGGCCCTCAAGGAAATGGGCCACCCGGTCTATACCTGGCTTGCCAGCGGCCAGTATGATCAGGAAGACATGACCAGCAGGCTGTTCATCAACGACCTCGGCCTGCACGACTGGCGCATGGACAACGGCACGGGCATTTTCGAGGCCCTGCCACCCGTGGGCGCATACAAGAACTGGAATCCCGGGGAAAAGGCCGGAACCAGCGCCACCATCATCGTGGGCTGCAATCTCGGCTACGGCGTGAACCACGTGCTCATGAACACCCCGGACACGCACAAGGTCATCCTGCTCGAACCCCGGCCCGAAATGCTCATGGCCTGCCTCGGCCAGACCGACTACCGCCCGTTCATGGAAGCGAAGAAGCTGCACCTGATGGTCCCGGACGAAAACTACATTCAGGAAGTCATCCGCAATCTGGACATGCAGTTCATCTACGGCCAGATTCATCTGCGCGGCGACCTGCCCAGCCGACAGATAGGTCCCGAGTACGCGCACTGGACGCGCATCATCAAGGAAAAGCTGGAAAACTTCTCTCTGGAACTGTCCACGCTGCGCCACCGGCAGGACACCATGGTGAGCAACGAACTCAAGAATTTCCGCCGCGCCCTGAACGACGGCAGCCTGCTTCAGCTCGAAGGAGCGGCACAGGGCATGGGCGCGGTCATTCTGGGCGCCGGGCCGAGCATCGCGGAAACCGCACCCAAGCTTGCGGCCGATCCCGGAAACATGCTCTACACCACGGCGCTCCAGACCCTGCCCGTACTTCAGCAGCACGGACTCAAGCCGCACATCTGTCTGGCCATCGACTTCGATGACAGCATGCTCAAGGTCTATGACCGTCTGGACCCGGAATTCGCTCGGGACATTCCCCTGATCTACTCCACCAAGCTCAATCCCGAAGTGGTGGAGCGGTACCCCGGCCCCACCGTTCCTCTGTGGACCGTGGGCGGCATGGGCACCTTCGTGATGAAGGACCGGGAACTGGTTCTGGACGCGGGCGGCAACGTGAGCCTTGCCCTTGCCCGCTTCCTGCGCTGGTGCGGGGTCAGCCACATCGTGCTGGCCGGTCAGGATTTCGCCTATGTGGGCGCACGCACCCATGCCAACGGCCACCACGCCACGGGCAACCTGAAGTTCAATCCGCGCATGCACCAGAGGATCACGGATATCCATGGCAACGAACTCATTTCCTCCATCCAGTACCTGACCGCGAAACGCGAGATGGAAGAAGACCTCACACGCGGAAATTTCCCGGTCTTCAACCTCTACGGTGGCGGTGCGCCCATTGACGGCACCACGCCGGAAAGCGTGGAACAGGCCCGCATGCGGGGTCATCTGGCCTCGACTCCGGGCAGCGTGACCCGATTTCTGGCCGCGCTGGAAACCTGCCGCACGATCCGGCCGCGCATGTCCGCCGTGCCTCAGGGACCCTCCTGGGCCGCTTCCCTGCGCAACGTGGAAAAACGACTCAGGAAGCTGTTCAAGCACGTGGCCGACAATCAGGAGGAAATCCACAAAACAATGCAGCAGGTGGAGGAATTCATAAAGCAGGACGCCCTGTACATTCCCTACCTGTACAATGAAACCGTGGACATGGCCGGTCTGACTCGCGCCAAGTTCCGTTACGAAGCCAAGGATTTCCAGACCTTTCGCACAATCATGAAAACCGTTATCCGCAAGGTCCGGGAAGT
Above is a window of Pseudodesulfovibrio tunisiensis DNA encoding:
- a CDS encoding methyl-accepting chemotaxis protein, giving the protein MWRKFSIRTRILVLLLLIVLSTIFTGGTFWAGLIQLSAEGTGETRAAIMEGFERTLKFSVQSVATRVADAVSEAKAAGTAPEKAVQRELRNIRFDRNGYYFAYDTSGVNVAHPLRPEFQGTDRINIQDKKGKPYIRQLAEKARQGGGFVTYWFFKPGEKVPSPKLAYAELIPGTDFWVATGIYIDAIDKCSAATADKFNAFTNKLVFWIAMAVILGLVLVVIPLVLFIARSITQPLSRCVDAARAIAKGRLDVHLEDNHKDEVSQLTRAMNRMADHIRDVVQNVQEGSDAVVSNGEELAASSQNLAAGASRQAASAEQISASMEQMTANITQNAETASQTEITARQAADEAEKGGKAVTETVEAMKKIAERIAIVEEIARQTNLLALNAAIEAARAGEQGKGFAVVAAEVRKLAERSGTAAGEISELSATSMQIAERAGSMLVDVVPDIKSTAELVHAISRATAEQSSGADEINRALQEFDQVVQQNAAAAEEVASTSDRLSSQALQLQDSVGFFKLNGNGHALSAPTQERQALPGSHPRQVFPVPIRDEQDVYERF
- a CDS encoding NirD/YgiW/YdeI family stress tolerance protein, which produces MLKAIFFLAFLFDCGISGLTNGEEVVPKHRKVLHRGIVMKRMGMVLILMLVMAGTAMSAVKAESFGPYKATSVAEAKTCGVDTGVVLSGHLVRKVKDNVYLFSDGTGELLLQTEDGALDNVDMQHATVNVNGRIASSFMYTEVEATTVTVQ
- a CDS encoding cysteine synthase, coding for MNRDLLSLIGSTPLVEIRRLNPNPNVKILAKLECANLGGSIKDRVARAMIEAAERSGELSPDKIIIEPTSGNTGIGLAMVAAVKGYRIRLIMPETASEERKMIMRAYGAEIELTPGHLATDGAIELAYRLAREEPDKYVLMDQYNNPACIEAHYNGTGLEIWEQTEGKVDYAVVCLGTSGTAMGIAKRLHEMSPTARVAAVEPYAGHKIQGLKNMLESYPPGIYDKKQMDEILHVEDEVAFDYCRRLAREEGIFAGMSSGAALGGAVQLAKRMKSGVIVAIFPDGGERYLSTPLFAPKAASCMSLMDAASATLKPLNASGGLGLYSMGPSLDNISGLDSWRRLVVLDVMRRALSARGIDVTAVAGLADMDDRTLAASRDAGMAWADFAAQTREAIRTKARDMGISEEMLFPLASDSRSTAVDLCRKLLGKGLAYEKLRSVYFDVFRDKRYGEVGTMDLEKVSAGRTVDLGAYVKDNPLDFTLFKRASLMDLKRGEVMETEWGNVRPSWFLQHAAAALDSLSRIDVFIGSETHQFPHLENMRAIWSAARRELQTWVINKMAVDCEGMNLDSVAKTLGGYRAARFWLLSATHSKPLCATPENLAMWTRNWQRVQEGAAALAAMQDAPGDEVSRDVDQAVFDLKAGLRDALEDDLALHRFWAVLFRFIKQANACISESRLTGAEARTCLDQLLAADDILGILDREHLPVPLSGLPDEVQAMVADRQKARQGKDFQASDALRDRLASAGYRVEDTAKGPRVFPI
- a CDS encoding motility associated factor glycosyltransferase family protein — translated: MTGYPFIKDNIEALKEMGHPVYTWLASGQYDQEDMTSRLFINDLGLHDWRMDNGTGIFEALPPVGAYKNWNPGEKAGTSATIIVGCNLGYGVNHVLMNTPDTHKVILLEPRPEMLMACLGQTDYRPFMEAKKLHLMVPDENYIQEVIRNLDMQFIYGQIHLRGDLPSRQIGPEYAHWTRIIKEKLENFSLELSTLRHRQDTMVSNELKNFRRALNDGSLLQLEGAAQGMGAVILGAGPSIAETAPKLAADPGNMLYTTALQTLPVLQQHGLKPHICLAIDFDDSMLKVYDRLDPEFARDIPLIYSTKLNPEVVERYPGPTVPLWTVGGMGTFVMKDRELVLDAGGNVSLALARFLRWCGVSHIVLAGQDFAYVGARTHANGHHATGNLKFNPRMHQRITDIHGNELISSIQYLTAKREMEEDLTRGNFPVFNLYGGGAPIDGTTPESVEQARMRGHLASTPGSVTRFLAALETCRTIRPRMSAVPQGPSWAASLRNVEKRLRKLFKHVADNQEEIHKTMQQVEEFIKQDALYIPYLYNETVDMAGLTRAKFRYEAKDFQTFRTIMKTVIRKVREVDRHVCPKDTLAA